The nucleotide sequence TTGTCTCGGGTTGCGTCGTCGGCACGATCAGGACGGCGATCTGGCTACCTTTCCTTGCCTCGAAATCCCGAAGCTTCCGGTCGAGCGAGGCGATGTCGCCGCTCGACAGCGTGCCGGTCTGGTCGACCACCCGGCCCGTGAGCTGCGGCACGGCAACATCGGCTGCGGCGGTGAAGGCGAAGGTGAGGAAGACGAAAAAGAGCGCAAGAAGGAGGATGCCGTGCGATGAGAGGGCTGAACGAGCGCGCAGCAACCTCGCTGTCATCGCCCGCGAAGGCGGGCGATCCAGTATTCCAGAGACGGTTGTGCTTGAACCGGGAAGCCGCGGCGTACTGGATTCCCCGCTTTCGCGGGGAATGACGGCGGAGGATGTGGCGCGCATCGGAGCCCGAACGCGCTACTTCGACGGCGCAGGTGCTGGGTTAAAGTCCACCTTCGGTGCGGTCGAGATCTCCTTCTCGTTCTCGACCGAGAAGTTCGGCTTGTCCTTGTAGCCGAATGCCATCGCGGTGAGATTGGTCGGGAACGAGCGGATGGTGACGTTGTAGTCCTGCACGGATTTGATGTAGCGGTTGCGCGCCACCGTGATGCGGTTCTCGGTGCCTTCGAGTTGCGACATCAGGTCCTTGAACAAGGCATCCGATTTGAGCTGCGGGTAATTCTCCGTGACCACCAGAAGGCGCGACAACGCGCTGGAGAGCTCGCCCTGGGCCGCTTGGAATTTCTGGAAGGCTGCGGGGTCGTTGAGCACCTCGGGCGTCGCCTGGACGCTGCCGACCTTGGCGCGCGCGTTGGTAACCCCGAGCAGGACGTCCTTCTCCTGCTGGGCAAAGCCCTTCACCGAGTTGACGAGATTGGGCACGAGATCGGAGCGGCGTTGATACTGGTTCACGACCTCCGACCAGTTGGCCTTGATCTGCTCATCCTGGCTCTGGATCGCGTTGTAGCCGCAATTGGTCAGGCTGAGCGAAGCCAGCGCCGCCAGCACTGTCAGGATCTTGCGCATCAAATTTCTCCCGATGGAAACCGGGACAAACTATCAGATGAAGCGCGCGAGGCGCCAGATGTCTTGCGCCAGAGGCGCAAAAGGCAGCCGACTGACGCAAGCCTCTTGCCTATCACCGGCTGGTGCGCGACGCGCTGGAGATGACCGAGCTGCGCGTACTCTCGGCACTCCAGACTGGACAAAATCCCGGCGCAGTATCGTCGCCCTGCGTTCTCCACCGTCGTCCCGGACAAGCGCAGCGAAGTCCGGGACGACGAGTTGATAATGACGAGCTAACCCGCCTTCGCGTCCCTGATCGCCTGCCAGATCTTCTGCGGCGTAAGCGGGGTGTTGAGCTGGGTGATGCCAAGCTCGGCGAGCGCGTCCATCACGCCGTTGGTGACGCAGGGCGGGCCGCCGATGGCGCCGGATTCGCCGCAGCCCTTGGCGCCGAGCGGATTGGTGCGGCAGGGCGCTGAATCGTCCAGCGTCACGACGATCGGCGGAACGTCGTCGGCGCGCGGGATGCAGTAGTCCTGGTAGCTCGCGGTGAGGAGCTGGCCATCCGCATCATAGGACACGCCTTCATAGAGCGCCTGGCCGATGCCCTGCGCGACGCCGCCGTGGATCTGGCCCGTCACCAGCATCGGGTTCACGGCCACGCCGACGTCGTCGACCGTGGTGTAGCGCACGACGCGCGACACGCCGGTCTCGGGGTCGATCTCGACCTCGCAGATATGCGTGCCGTTCGGCCAGCTCGGCCCGTCGACCTCACCTTCCGAATCGACGCTGAGCTTGGCGCCGCCTTCTTTCTCGGCGAGCTCGAACAGGCCGATGCGGCGGTCGGTGCCGACCACGGTGAGCATGCCGCCCTGATATTCGATGTCCTCGACCGACGTCTCGAGCACGTTGGCCGCCTTCTCGCGCGCTTTCTGGATCAGGTCGTTGGAGGAGACGGCGACCGCGGTGCCGCCGACGAACAGAGAACGCGAGCCGACGCTGCCGAAGCCCATCGCAAGATCGGTGTCGCCCTGGACGACGTCGATCTTGTCCATGGGGATGCCGAGCGTGTCGGAGATCATCTGGGTGTAGGTGGTCTGCAGGCCCTGCCCCATTGCCTGGGTGCCGGAATGAAGGATGACGCGGCCCTGCGAGGTCGCATGCAGGCTGACTTTCTCGGTATGCGCGCGACCGCCGGTCCATTCGATGTAGGAGGTGAGTCCGCGACCGTAGAGCAGGCCCTTCTTCTTCGCGGCCCTCTTGCGCGCGGCAAAGCCGTCCCAGTCGGCAAGCTTGGTGGCGCGGTCGAGCATGTGCGCGAAGGCGCCGGAATCATAGACCTGGCCGGCCGCGTTGGTGTAGGGGAGCTGGGCCGGCTTGATGTAGTTCACTTTGCGGATCGCACGCGGATCCATGCCGATCTTTCGGGCGGCAGCGTCAAACAGGCGTTCGACGATGAAGACGGCCTCGGGCCGACCTGCGCCGCGATAGGCGCCGACCGGTGCGGTGTGGGTCATCACCGTCTTCACTTCGAAATGCACCAGCGGCAGGTCGTAGACGCCGGTCTGCACGAAGGGACCGAGCACCAGCGGGATGATGTTGGCCGCCCCCGAGGAATAGGCGCCGGTGCAGCCGATGGACTTGACGCGATAGGCCAGCACCTTGCCCTTCTCATCCAGCGCGAACGACGCGGTCGAGGTGAGGTCGCGGCCATGGGTGCCGCTGACGAACTCGTCGGTGCGGTCGCCGCGCCAGCGGATCTTCTTGTTCAGCTTGGTCGCGGCATAGGCGACGATGCCGTCCTCGGGATAGAGGTTGGTCTTCTGGCCAAAACCGCCGCCGATGTCGCCGACAAGCACGCGCACGCTGTCCTTGGGACGCTTGAGCACGGCTTCCGCCAGCACGTCGCGGGTCGAAGCCGGCGTCTGCGACTGCACGTGCAGCAGGAGGCGTCCGGACGTCTTGTCGATCTCGGCAATGGTCGAGCGCGGCTCCATCGCCGAGGGCACGAGACGCTGGCTGACGATGTCGAGCTCGACCGTGTGCGCGGCCTTCGCGAAGGCCTCGTCGACCTTGGCGGCGTCGCCATAGCTCATTGCGCCGACGATGTTGTCGGGCGCCTCCGGCCACACCACGGGCGCGCCCGGTTTTACGGCTTCGACGGGATCGACCACAGCCGGCTGCACGTCGTACTCGACCACGATCGCTTCGGCCGCGGTCTGGGCCAGTACGCGGGACGACGCAACGACCGCCGCCACCGCCTCGCCGCCGTAGCGCACGACCTCATGGGCGAGCAGGCGACGCGGCGGCACAGTCATCGGCTTGCCGTCGGGGCGCTTGAAGATATTCAGGGTCGGGATGCTGCCGATGTCGTCCTTGATGAGGTCGGCGCCAGTATAAACGGCTGTGACGCCCGGCATTGCCGCCGCGGCGCTGGTGTCGATCGAGACGATCTTGGCGTGAGCATGCGGCGAGCGCAGCACGTGCAGCCACAGCGCGCCATCCTCCGGCTTGTCGTCGATGAACTGTCCCTTCCCGGTAAGCAGTCGCTGGTCTTCCAAACGCTTGACGGGCTGCCCTGCTCCGAAACGCAAATTGCCGGGAAGAATGTTCATTCCGTTGTATTCCTCAAGTCAGATTTGACGGGCGGGTTTTAGCGGATTTCCCCGGCGAGACAACTCGATGAGCCCGATGGGCGCGCGGTGCATGGGCGCCATGCACGGGCGAACATACGATTGGACGGCTAGGATCGGCTGACGTCGACAATGTCAACATTGACGTCGCGCGTTTCGGAGCCGTGCTTGACGGTCAATCGCACCGAGCGTCCCGTCCCGAGCTGCTCGAGCTGGTCCGTAAGATCGGACATCCGGCGCACCGGCTTGCCATCGGCTTCCGTGATGACGTCACCGAGCGCCCCCGTCGTGAAATTCACCCCGCGTATGCCTGCGCGTTCGGCTGGGCTGCCGGGCGACGTGCGAACCACAATCAGCCCCTCGACACCGATGCGTGTGGCGACATCCTCATTCGCCGTGACGATACCAATGCCAGGAGTCGGTACCCGCCCATTCTTGATGAGCTGGGGGACCACCCGATTCACCACATCGATCGGAATGGCAAAGCCAATGCCGGCGTTTGACCCCGACGGGGAGATGATGGCCGAGGTGACGCCGATCAGCCGGCCCGCCGAATCGAGCAATGGTCCGCCCGAATTACCGGGATTGATCGCGGCATCGGTCTGGATCACGTTGGAGATCTCGCGCCCTGCACTAGTTGGCAACCGGCGCTTCAACGCGCTGATGATCCCGCTCGTCATCGATTCATCGAGGCCAAAGGGATTGCCGATGGCAAAGGCCGATTGGCCCACCCTCAGATCGCTCGAGCTGCCGAGTGCCACGGGCGGGGGCAGTTGGCGCACGCTCCTGATGCGGAGCACGGCAAGATCGTAGTTCGGCGCTGTCCCGATCAGGTCGACCTTCGTGACCTCGCCCGATGCGAAGCGAACCGCGACTTCGTTGGCATTCTCGACCACATGATTATTGGTGACGATGTGACCATCATTGTCCCAGACAAATCCAGTGCCGGAGGCGGCGCGCCCTTCCTCTTCCATCAGCGGGCTGGCCGCAGATCTCGCTGCGACCTGAACGACCGATGGAGATACGCGGTCGAAGATTTCGATGCTCGCTCTCTCGGCATCCGAGAGTGGACCGCGTGGCTCAACCGCGCGGGCGACAGGGCTCGTCCATGGCGCAAAATGGATTTTCGTGGCGGTCGCCAGGAGCAACACGATTGCCAATATTGACGCAGCGATTCCGAGGCGACGGTCCATGCCGGCTACCGGAAACAAAATTGAAGATCGTTGAACTCGAGGTGCATCTGAGCCCGCCCAAACGTGGCTCTCGCAGCAACGCTGCAGACGCGCAGAGGTTTCAAGTCCGACCAGGAATTGGGATGGAGCAGTGACCTTTTGTCTCGGGCCCAGTCGTCAGCAATGAATAACTCGGTCGGGTAGCGTAGACGTGTCGCCAGATCACGACCTACGCCAGCTCCCGCAATGCCGTTTCCACAAGCTTGCGCTGCTCGGCATTAAGCGCGGCCTGCGGCGGGATGGGGTCGCCGACGTCGTAGCCCTGGATCGAAAGGCCCGCCTTGATGCAGGCTGCGAGATTGAACCGGGCGAAGGCTTCGTTGATGCGCCACAGCCTGCGCTGGAGCGCCATGGCCTCGTCCCAACGGCCGGCCCTGCAGAGATCGTAGAGCGCGACGCTCTGGCGCGGGATGATGCAGGCCGGGCCCGCCATCCAGCCGACACCACCGATCAGCATCACGGCCGCCGGGATGTGGGCCGAGGCCGAGAACACGCGCAAGCGATTGCCGCAGCGATTCATGATCGATAGCAGCCGGCCGGTGTTGGTCGAGGCATCCTTGATGTAGCCGATGCGCGGGTGCTCGGCGAGGCGCGCGATGACGTCGAGCGTCAGGTCGGAGCGTTGGAATTGCGGATTGGTGTAGATGACGACGGGAATGTCGACGGCATCCGCGATGCTGCGGAAGTAGGATTCGACCTGCGCGTCGGCGAGCGGGAAATAGGCTTCCAGAATCGCGAGGATGCCATCGGCGCCGAGCATCTGATACGCCTTTGCCTGTGCCACCGCATCTGCAGTCGAGGTCGAGGCGACACCGGCCACGACAGGCACGCGGCCCTTCGCGGCCTCGACGGTGGTCTGCACCACAGCGGTACGCTGTGCCGCATTGAGATACGCGAACTCGCCGGTCGATCCCAACGGCGTCAGTCCGTGCACCCCGGTACCGATCAAATCGTCGCAGAGCCTGCCGAGGACATTCGTGCGAACTGTGCCGTCGGCATTAACGGGCGAGACGAGATAGGGAAAGACGCCGTGGAAATCGGGCATGTCAGGGAATGATCCGGCAGATCGGGCATCGCTCGCGCGACACCGGCGGTGCTAACATGACGCCGAAGGGCCGGCAAGCGAACGCCAGCAGCCGTTCGCGCGCGAGCCGGCTATACCTTGATGAGCCGCACCCGTGTGCCCCAGGGATCGATCGCCTCCACGCCATTCGCAAGCGCCGTGACTTGCGCACCACCCTTGCGCAGACGCTCCTCCTGCGCGGCGAGCAGTTCCTGCTTCTCCGTCACCAGCGAGAACCATGCGAGGCCTGTCGCGCTGTCGTCGCGTCGACCGGCGCCCTGGCTCTGCCAGACGTTCATGCCGAGGTGATGGTGATAGCGGCCCGATGACAGGAACGATGCACCGTTGCGGCGGCGGGTCGGGTCGAGCCCGACCGTGCCGTGATAGAAGCTCTCGGCTTTTGCGAGATCGCCGACACGCAAATGCATGTGGCCGATGCGCAGGCCGTCCGGCGCCTTGGCATAGTCGCTGACGCGCGGATTGGTCAGCGACAGCAGATCGGGGATGTTGAGCTCGTCGGTCGCCATCTTCACGCTGCCCTCGCTCCAGTGCCATTGCGAGGGATCGCGGTCGGCATAGACCTCGATGCCGTTGCCTTCGGGATCGTCGAGATAGACGGATTCGCTGACAAGATGATCGGCGAAGCCGGACAGCGGCACGCGACGCGAGGCGGCATGGACCAGCCAGCGCGCCAGATCCTTGCGCGTCGGCATCAGGAAGGCGGTGTGGTAGAGGCCGGCCGAGTTGCGCGGCTCGATCGCGGCGTCGGGACGGGCCTCCAGCACGAGCAGCGGGATTCCGGCGGTGCCGAGTTGAGCCGAGCTCGCCGCGCGCTCCATCACGGTGAGCCCGAGCACGTCGCGGTAGTAATCCGCAACCACATCCAGATTTTTGACCCGCAACGTCACCATGCCGACCCGCATCGGCGTGCGGCTGGCATAGGTCGGTCCGGCGCCCACCGGATTGCCCTCGGCGCGCGCTGCGCCCGCAGCGGCGGCTGCAAGCGACGTCGCACCGGCGAGGTAAAGCAGGGTGCGGCGGGTGAGATCGATGGTCATGGGTTAAGGCTCTCCCTGAAGATCCGTGAGGCCGTCGGCCACAATGTCGGACGGATTGCTACACGGTCCCGTGAACGGGTCCCAATCACAACTGCGTCGACCGGGGCAATACGGGAGACGGCAACGAAGGCCAGTCCTGACCATCCGGCCAGTTTCCGGATCGCCCGCGGCATCCCAGATTGAGGACAACAGACAGGAGTTGTCCATGACCGACGTCACCCCCCTCTCCGCGCTATCGTGCGCGCTCGCGGATGTCGTGGCGCGCTGCACCCCTTCCATCGTCTCCGTGCATTCGCATCGCGCTCGCGCGTCCGGCTTCGTCTGGAAGCCCGGCCTCATCATCACCGCCGACGAGGCGCTGGCGGACGAGGGCGAGGTCGAGATCAGGCTGGCCGACGGCACCGCGGTGGCCGCAACCATCGCCGGCCGCGACCATACGACCGATATCGCCGTGCTCCGCGCCAGCACAGACATTGCCCCGGTCAAGCTCGCCGCCACGGTCCCGGCGCTTGGCGCGCTCTCGATCGTGGTCGCAACCGACCGCGGTGCGCCGTCAGCCAGCCTCGGCCTGGTGTCGGCCGCCGGCCAGGGCTGGCGCAGCCTGCGCGGCGGCGACATCGACGCGCGGATCGAGCTCGACGTTCGCCTGCGTCCGAGCCAGGAGGGCGGGCTCGCGCTGAATGCGGCGGGTGAAGCCTTCGGCATGGCCGTGCTCGGCCCGCGACGCGTGCTGGTGATCCCGACGGCAACGATCGAGCGCGTCGCCACACAGCTCGAGACGCGCGGCCACATCGCCCGCGGATATCTTGGCCTCGGACTCCAGCCGGTGCGGCTCGACGATGGCATCGGTGCGATGGTGATGAATGTCGACAAGGCCGGGCCTTCCGCGGCGGCCGGCATCCGCCAGGGCGACGTGATCGTGGCCGTCAACGATCAAAAGCTCGTTGGGGTGCGCGCGCTGTCGCGGACGCTCGGGCCCGCCAGCGTCGGCGCGGTGGTCGATGTCGCGGTGCGCCGCGGCGGTGAGCCGGTCAACTTCAAGGTCACCGTCGGCGAAAGGCCCGAGGCGTGAGCGACGACATCACGCCGGAGATCGTGCTGGCGCTTGCGATCGACGATCCCGCCCTCGCCGATCGCCTTGCCGCGATCCTCGGTGGCGTCGCGGGACTGCGGCTCGCCGGTCCCGGCGAGCAGGCCACCGCGACCGTGGTCGCGCGCACCGCGCCCGGCATGGCCGACGACTTCGCGCTGACGCAGCGCGAGCTCGC is from Bradyrhizobium sp. ISRA430 and encodes:
- a CDS encoding S1C family serine protease is translated as MTDVTPLSALSCALADVVARCTPSIVSVHSHRARASGFVWKPGLIITADEALADEGEVEIRLADGTAVAATIAGRDHTTDIAVLRASTDIAPVKLAATVPALGALSIVVATDRGAPSASLGLVSAAGQGWRSLRGGDIDARIELDVRLRPSQEGGLALNAAGEAFGMAVLGPRRVLVIPTATIERVATQLETRGHIARGYLGLGLQPVRLDDGIGAMVMNVDKAGPSAAAGIRQGDVIVAVNDQKLVGVRALSRTLGPASVGAVVDVAVRRGGEPVNFKVTVGERPEA
- a CDS encoding dihydrodipicolinate synthase family protein, giving the protein MPDFHGVFPYLVSPVNADGTVRTNVLGRLCDDLIGTGVHGLTPLGSTGEFAYLNAAQRTAVVQTTVEAAKGRVPVVAGVASTSTADAVAQAKAYQMLGADGILAILEAYFPLADAQVESYFRSIADAVDIPVVIYTNPQFQRSDLTLDVIARLAEHPRIGYIKDASTNTGRLLSIMNRCGNRLRVFSASAHIPAAVMLIGGVGWMAGPACIIPRQSVALYDLCRAGRWDEAMALQRRLWRINEAFARFNLAACIKAGLSIQGYDVGDPIPPQAALNAEQRKLVETALRELA
- a CDS encoding trypsin-like peptidase domain-containing protein; its protein translation is MDRRLGIAASILAIVLLLATATKIHFAPWTSPVARAVEPRGPLSDAERASIEIFDRVSPSVVQVAARSAASPLMEEEGRAASGTGFVWDNDGHIVTNNHVVENANEVAVRFASGEVTKVDLIGTAPNYDLAVLRIRSVRQLPPPVALGSSSDLRVGQSAFAIGNPFGLDESMTSGIISALKRRLPTSAGREISNVIQTDAAINPGNSGGPLLDSAGRLIGVTSAIISPSGSNAGIGFAIPIDVVNRVVPQLIKNGRVPTPGIGIVTANEDVATRIGVEGLIVVRTSPGSPAERAGIRGVNFTTGALGDVITEADGKPVRRMSDLTDQLEQLGTGRSVRLTVKHGSETRDVNVDIVDVSRS
- a CDS encoding VOC family protein; this translates as MTIDLTRRTLLYLAGATSLAAAAAGAARAEGNPVGAGPTYASRTPMRVGMVTLRVKNLDVVADYYRDVLGLTVMERAASSAQLGTAGIPLLVLEARPDAAIEPRNSAGLYHTAFLMPTRKDLARWLVHAASRRVPLSGFADHLVSESVYLDDPEGNGIEVYADRDPSQWHWSEGSVKMATDELNIPDLLSLTNPRVSDYAKAPDGLRIGHMHLRVGDLAKAESFYHGTVGLDPTRRRNGASFLSSGRYHHHLGMNVWQSQGAGRRDDSATGLAWFSLVTEKQELLAAQEERLRKGGAQVTALANGVEAIDPWGTRVRLIKV
- a CDS encoding xanthine dehydrogenase family protein molybdopterin-binding subunit, which codes for MNILPGNLRFGAGQPVKRLEDQRLLTGKGQFIDDKPEDGALWLHVLRSPHAHAKIVSIDTSAAAAMPGVTAVYTGADLIKDDIGSIPTLNIFKRPDGKPMTVPPRRLLAHEVVRYGGEAVAAVVASSRVLAQTAAEAIVVEYDVQPAVVDPVEAVKPGAPVVWPEAPDNIVGAMSYGDAAKVDEAFAKAAHTVELDIVSQRLVPSAMEPRSTIAEIDKTSGRLLLHVQSQTPASTRDVLAEAVLKRPKDSVRVLVGDIGGGFGQKTNLYPEDGIVAYAATKLNKKIRWRGDRTDEFVSGTHGRDLTSTASFALDEKGKVLAYRVKSIGCTGAYSSGAANIIPLVLGPFVQTGVYDLPLVHFEVKTVMTHTAPVGAYRGAGRPEAVFIVERLFDAAARKIGMDPRAIRKVNYIKPAQLPYTNAAGQVYDSGAFAHMLDRATKLADWDGFAARKRAAKKKGLLYGRGLTSYIEWTGGRAHTEKVSLHATSQGRVILHSGTQAMGQGLQTTYTQMISDTLGIPMDKIDVVQGDTDLAMGFGSVGSRSLFVGGTAVAVSSNDLIQKAREKAANVLETSVEDIEYQGGMLTVVGTDRRIGLFELAEKEGGAKLSVDSEGEVDGPSWPNGTHICEVEIDPETGVSRVVRYTTVDDVGVAVNPMLVTGQIHGGVAQGIGQALYEGVSYDADGQLLTASYQDYCIPRADDVPPIVVTLDDSAPCRTNPLGAKGCGESGAIGGPPCVTNGVMDALAELGITQLNTPLTPQKIWQAIRDAKAG
- a CDS encoding LemA family protein; translated protein: MRKILTVLAALASLSLTNCGYNAIQSQDEQIKANWSEVVNQYQRRSDLVPNLVNSVKGFAQQEKDVLLGVTNARAKVGSVQATPEVLNDPAAFQKFQAAQGELSSALSRLLVVTENYPQLKSDALFKDLMSQLEGTENRITVARNRYIKSVQDYNVTIRSFPTNLTAMAFGYKDKPNFSVENEKEISTAPKVDFNPAPAPSK
- a CDS encoding helix-turn-helix transcriptional regulator — its product is MSDDITPEIVLALAIDDPALADRLAAILGGVAGLRLAGPGEQATATVVARTAPGMADDFALTQRELAVLALMAEGASNKMIARQLGISVHTVKFHVGSLLDKLDATGRTDAVAHAARRGVINL